The Candidatus Bathyarchaeota archaeon sequence TTCATCAGCCCAAACTTTCCTTTGGAGTCACGTAGGGCTCTCATGGAATTGTGGGGTTTGGACAAACCGGTGCATGAACAGTTTATAACCTATCTCTCCAACCTCTTCACCGGCAAGCTTGGCATCTCTTTCATATCCCAAAGGTATGTTATCGACGAGGTTCTTGAACGCCTCCCAAATACAATCCTTCTGATGGGCTCATCAACGACCCTCATGATAGTGTTAGGTATCCATCTAGGTGTCTTGGCCGGTTCAAGGAGGGGTTCGAAGACTGATGTGGCGAGTGTGACCTTTGGCCTGTTAACTCAAGGTTTACCGGTGTTCTTTCTCGGTCTGCTTCTTATGCTTACTTTCTCCTACTATCTTCCAGTAGTAACTGGTGGGCTCATCAACTTCCCAGTCGCAGGAACAGTCTCCAGGCCTCCACCACCAGACCTTCCAGGATATGTTATGGATGTGCTCTGGCACCTTACCCTGCCGATGGTGACCCTCGTCATAATAAGTTTCGGAGGTTACACCCTGATCGTCAGGAGCCTGATGATAGATGTCATGGCTCAAGACTATATCTTGACCGCGAAGGCGAAGGGTCTGCCTGAGAGAAGCATAATATATGGGCATGGATTGAGGAGCATCCTCCCACCTATATCGACAATGGTTGGACTCAGCCTCTCAGGTATCGTCGGAGGAGCTGTCATCACCGAGACGATATTCAGTTGGCACGGTATAGGCCGCTACTTGTATGAGGCTGTCTTGCAGAACGACTATCCTGTGATGCAGGGAACCTTCTTCCTACTCAGCATGGTAACCATCATCGCCAACCTGGTCGTCGACCTCATATATGGACTACTGGATCCGAGGATACGTTACTGAGGTGTGAGGAACAGATTGTCAAGGGTTCGTCTGCGCGAGTTCTGGTCAGCATACAAGAATAGTAGGCTCGGAATCTCAGGTCTGATTATCCTGATCTTCTTCATATTTGTCGCATTCACCGCGCCCCTCCTCACACCATACGATCCTATACGGGACAAGTTCTTGGCTGAAGGATCAGCCCTACCAGCCTGGTTCAAAATATTCCCCCAGTACAGCGGCCTACCTGAGACAATGGATTTCACCGTCCAATCTGAGGTGGATTGTGCCGGCTGGAGTTTCAAGTTCGAAGGGCCTGTCACCTTAAATATACAGGAGCCTTTAACATTCACCTTCAAAGCAGCTGACAGGGTAGGTGATTCAGGCGTCGCCGAATTCACTCACAAGTTCAACTATGAATATTCGCCGCCTTACAGTTTCAGGGTGAACATGAGCCTCCAATTTCTGGATATAAATAACGTCACATATTCAGCTGAGCTCCTCATATTAACCCCTGAATATGAATCTTTCCTGGTTTGGAGCATCGGCCCGAGCAGGAGACCTCTTGAGCCTCCGAACATAAGCCTTGACTCGAAGGGGATTCCTTTCGAGTTAAAGTCCAGGATGGGACTCGAATGGCATAGGAATGTTGCTGAACATATATTCTCAAAGAGGGGCCCCTACACATTAATTTTAAGATTCAGGGTGAATGGCGATTCAGGTGGGTCATCCACATTAACTATTTCTCTCGGTAAGCTGGTCCTGCATGTCCCTGGAAGGGTCCATGGGGTCCTGGGCACAGATCATTTGGGTTCAGACATCTTCTCTCAGCTTCTATACGGGTCTAGAGTATCCCTTATGATAGGTGTCAGCGCAGCCCTCATCTCCGTTATCATAGGTCTCCTATGTGGGCTCGTTGCAGGCTACTATGGGAGGATTATCGATGAGGCTGCTATGAGGCTCGTAGATGTGCTTCTAGTACTTCCCGGTTTACCTATGCTTATGATTCTAAGCAGCCTCTTCGGAAGGAGCATATGGAACATAGTCTTTCTACTCGGTGTCCTGAGTTGGCCGGGATTCGCAAGGGTTGTGAGAGCCAGAGTCTTACAGTTGAAGACAGCGGCTTTCATTGAGGCTTCAAGGGCAATAGGCTCATCTGGATCGCATATAATTTTCAAACATCTACTCCCAAACGTTCTCCCCCTGGCCTATGCAACTGTCGCGTTGTCTATTCCTGGGGCGATTATGGCTGAGGCAGCTCTCAGCTTCCTTGCTTTAGGCGATCCAGATACACCCTCCTGGGGTAGGATGTTCTATTCAGCTCATTCCTTCGGTGCCTTCCAGAGGTTGGCTTGGTGGTGGGTAGTTCCTCCTGGTGTAGCTATAACTCTACTATCCCTCTCATTCGTCTTTATTGGGACGACGATAGATGAGGTTCTGAATCCAAGGCTTCGTGTTGTGAGATAATTTTTTCAGACCGATAAATTAAAGTGTAAGTTAATTATAATGGTTACACTTGGGTTTAAGCCCAGGAACCCCAAAAAATGGACGACACATACAAGGAAACCGTTCTCAAACTGATATGGGAGAATGAAGAGGAAGGGGTGATTGCAAGCCAACTCCACAAACATTTGAAGGCCCTCATGAAGGATAAGGCAGTGTCTAGAGCAGCTATCTTAAGCTACCTCAACGACCTCTGCAAACAAGGTATCCTAAACTTTAAGGAGGAGACTTGCAGGGGTGGACGTAGAAAGAGATACTTCCCAAGAATGAGCAGGGTCGACTATGAGAAAGAAAATGTCAGGGGAACCTTACAAAAGCTACTGAAATCTCATCCCAAATACACGATAGAGGTTCTCACCGAACTGCTCAAAGGTGGAGAATTCGACCCACAAGTCTCGAGGGCTCTATTAGGATACTTTATGGTTAGGGACGAGTTGACCTACCATACTTTGGAGGAGGCTATTTGGGGTTCAGGCAACCCCATACATAGGTATTGAACCATGAATATGATGGCTGGAGGGAGATTCGGAGTTAATCTTCATTCATTCGACATCGATGTAGAGGATGGAGGTTTGAGTGAGAACTTCGATACTGCAGTGTCCTCGGCTATTGAGATGACCCTCCGCCTCATACTCGGTGATAGAACTGCCGAAGCCCTCTACTCATACATCTTAAGAGAGTTCAATATTGACAGGAAGAGTCTCGCCTCCAATATCCAAATCTTATGCAAGGTCTTGCACGATATCTTCGGGGATGGTGGTAGGGTTGTTCAGAGGGTTATAGTTCGTAGCTTATGCGAAAATTTTAACATTGAGTACGGCGCACTACCTACAGATGACCTTCCATCAGCATTAGTTGAACTCCGCAGACTCAGACATCCACCTATGCCTCAATAAAGTTGAAGATACCACTTTCACAATCGGCAGACTCTTAGCTTGTCTTGAAGAGGCCACGTTCAGGGCTGAATGAGTAGGCAACCCATGAGGTATCATACTTCGCATTTCGCATCTTCAGTATCCTCAGCTTAGTCTTGAGAGTTCCGAGCTCCTCAACAATCTTTGTCTCTATAACCCCGTCTACAACCTCCTGGGCTGCGACGACTATGGCAGGATGGAAGACCCCGTTTGCGAGGCTCACTAGAAAATTCACCTCAGACTTCCTAACCCTTGCAGTGATCCTTCTGAGAAACTCAATGGAAGACTTAACTCCTGCAGATTGAAAGAGGGTTGTGGCAGAGTCGAGGACAAGCAGTCCATCATTCTCAGGTAAGAGTTTGGAAAGGAGTATTGCCTGCTCAACGAGGTTACTCGGATCCACATTATATTTCTCACCACTCTCGGAGCCGACCAGTTTTGAGTAGCAGTCTACGAAGACGATTTTCCCATCAGCCTCATAATGTTCAACGTCGACACCCAACCTGATTATAGCCTCCCTTATTCTAGATGGGAAGTCATCTGTTGAAACATACGTCACACCCCTACCCTCCCTCAGAAACTCAGCAACCATCTGGTAGATGAAGAGCTCCCTCCCAGACCCCGGATCTCCCATCAGAAGAATAGTTGACGGCGACGGGATGCCACCTTGGAGCAGCTCATCCACGAAATCTATGCCGGTGCTCAGCTTCTTCTCTAAAATTTTCCCTTTATACTTCGGTTCACCGGTCAGCCTAGCGGTGACCAGCCTCTGAATCTCATCATCCATCTCTTTATTGAACCTATAATACTTAACCTCTTTCACAAGACCTATCTTGACAAAGTCTTCGACAGCCCTCTTCAAATCGGATGGTTTTTCACCTAACCTATCAGCTAGCTCCTCGAGGGTACCAGACTGGCTCGGATCCTTATGGAATAGCATAAGTAGGGCAGCCTTAGCATCCGTGTCGATTATGCGCTCAACAATATTCAATTTTTGAATCCTCAAAATAATAAAGAGCCATATTCAGTTAAATATTTCCGACACACATCTTCGAAGGATAAAGGGTGAAGACATGTCTGGAAGATGGCGGCTAATAGATTTTGAGAGTAACGACGCTCCAACAAACATGGCTATCGACGAGGCTATTCTAATATGCCGTTCCAAAGGTGAGAGCCCAAACACATTGAGACTATATAGTTGGCAGCCCTCAGCTGTGTCGATAGGATTCTTCCAGAGCCTTCAAGATGAGGTCGACATCGAAGCCTGCAGGAGGGAAGGCGTTGACATTGTCAGAAGGATCACTGGAGGCGGGGCTGTCTACCATGACAGCCGAGGAGAGGTCACCTACAGTCTTATTGTAGGTGAGGGTGAACATAATATTCCGAGGGACATCTTGAACTCTTACAGGCTCATATGTAGTGGGATAATTAAGGGTCTGGAGCTTCTAGGTGTAAAGGCTACATTCCAACCTGTAAATGACATTCTTGTGAATGGCAGGAAGATATCTGGAAACGCTCAGACGAGGAGGATGGGCGTTATCCTGCAACATGGAACAGTGCTTGTAGACGCCGACTTGAAGAGAATGTTCCGGTTACTGAAGGTTTCAGACGAGAAGATCCGTGACAAGATGATAAAGTCTGCTGAGGAGAGAGTTACAACTCTCAGAAGAGAACTCTCGTCGAAGCCGAGCCTACAAGAAGTGGCGTCAACCCTCAAGACTGGTTTCGAGCAAGCCCTAAACCTGAATCTAACTTGTGGCAGACTGACGGAGGAGGAGTTTAGGCTGGCAACAAAGTTGAAGAGTGAGAAGTACTCCAGTTGGGAGTGGATATTCAGAAGATGAAGAGTTTTCAAGGAAGTTCCGAAGTCAAGGTTCCGGGTGGAAAACTCGTCAGGGTAAAATGCAATGTCGAAGGGAACAAAATATCGAAGATTCAGATAACAGGCGACTTCTTTACACACCCTGAGGAGACTATTCAGAGGCTTGAGGAAGAGCTCACAGGCTTAATGGTTGACACTGAGAAGATTAGGAGTAGGGTGACAGAATTCTTTCAAAGGCAAGAGTGCACCTTGATAGGCGTCGAGCCAAGCGACTTCATCGCAGCAATTTTGAAAGCCGCTTCCCCGCCGA is a genomic window containing:
- a CDS encoding ABC transporter permease yields the protein MGFKAYFARRLINTVIVVFVTVTLQFFIFRIMPGNPLAHFISPNFPLESRRALMELWGLDKPVHEQFITYLSNLFTGKLGISFISQRYVIDEVLERLPNTILLMGSSTTLMIVLGIHLGVLAGSRRGSKTDVASVTFGLLTQGLPVFFLGLLLMLTFSYYLPVVTGGLINFPVAGTVSRPPPPDLPGYVMDVLWHLTLPMVTLVIISFGGYTLIVRSLMIDVMAQDYILTAKAKGLPERSIIYGHGLRSILPPISTMVGLSLSGIVGGAVITETIFSWHGIGRYLYEAVLQNDYPVMQGTFFLLSMVTIIANLVVDLIYGLLDPRIRY
- a CDS encoding ABC transporter permease; its protein translation is MSRVRLREFWSAYKNSRLGISGLIILIFFIFVAFTAPLLTPYDPIRDKFLAEGSALPAWFKIFPQYSGLPETMDFTVQSEVDCAGWSFKFEGPVTLNIQEPLTFTFKAADRVGDSGVAEFTHKFNYEYSPPYSFRVNMSLQFLDINNVTYSAELLILTPEYESFLVWSIGPSRRPLEPPNISLDSKGIPFELKSRMGLEWHRNVAEHIFSKRGPYTLILRFRVNGDSGGSSTLTISLGKLVLHVPGRVHGVLGTDHLGSDIFSQLLYGSRVSLMIGVSAALISVIIGLLCGLVAGYYGRIIDEAAMRLVDVLLVLPGLPMLMILSSLFGRSIWNIVFLLGVLSWPGFARVVRARVLQLKTAAFIEASRAIGSSGSHIIFKHLLPNVLPLAYATVALSIPGAIMAEAALSFLALGDPDTPSWGRMFYSAHSFGAFQRLAWWWVVPPGVAITLLSLSFVFIGTTIDEVLNPRLRVVR
- a CDS encoding BlaI/MecI/CopY family transcriptional regulator produces the protein MDDTYKETVLKLIWENEEEGVIASQLHKHLKALMKDKAVSRAAILSYLNDLCKQGILNFKEETCRGGRRKRYFPRMSRVDYEKENVRGTLQKLLKSHPKYTIEVLTELLKGGEFDPQVSRALLGYFMVRDELTYHTLEEAIWGSGNPIHRY
- a CDS encoding lipoate--protein ligase family protein, whose translation is MSGRWRLIDFESNDAPTNMAIDEAILICRSKGESPNTLRLYSWQPSAVSIGFFQSLQDEVDIEACRREGVDIVRRITGGGAVYHDSRGEVTYSLIVGEGEHNIPRDILNSYRLICSGIIKGLELLGVKATFQPVNDILVNGRKISGNAQTRRMGVILQHGTVLVDADLKRMFRLLKVSDEKIRDKMIKSAEERVTTLRRELSSKPSLQEVASTLKTGFEQALNLNLTCGRLTEEEFRLATKLKSEKYSSWEWIFRR